The following proteins are encoded in a genomic region of Streptomyces gobiensis:
- a CDS encoding AIM24 family protein → MNQQPITGFAPTPPAQRMENHGSNILKVAMAGGQDLYARRGSMVAYEGFVQYEPNPPAVRQAASQWLTGEGAPLMRCHGDGLLYLADYGADVVVLNLTNDSLSVNGSNILAFDAHLQWGVERVKGMAKFAGQGLFNVAVSGTGWVALTSRGTPVVVDCGRGEDETYVDPDALIAWSTQLRMKGKRSFKASSMIGRGSGEAYQLGFSGQGFVVVQPSEDSTDRLRARG, encoded by the coding sequence ATGAACCAGCAGCCGATCACGGGCTTCGCCCCGACCCCGCCCGCGCAGCGCATGGAGAACCACGGCAGCAATATCCTCAAGGTCGCCATGGCCGGCGGCCAGGACCTCTACGCCCGCCGTGGGTCGATGGTCGCCTACGAGGGCTTTGTGCAGTACGAGCCCAATCCGCCCGCCGTCCGCCAGGCGGCCTCCCAGTGGCTCACCGGCGAGGGCGCGCCGCTGATGCGCTGTCACGGCGACGGACTGCTCTATCTGGCCGACTACGGCGCCGATGTGGTCGTCCTCAACCTCACCAACGACAGCCTCTCGGTCAATGGCAGCAACATCCTCGCCTTTGACGCTCATCTCCAGTGGGGTGTTGAGCGGGTCAAGGGCATGGCCAAGTTCGCCGGTCAGGGCCTGTTCAATGTCGCCGTCTCGGGCACCGGCTGGGTCGCTCTGACCAGCCGTGGCACCCCCGTGGTGGTCGACTGCGGCCGTGGTGAGGACGAGACATATGTCGACCCGGACGCGCTGATCGCCTGGTCGACCCAGCTGCGGATGAAGGGCAAACGCAGCTTCAAGGCGTCCTCGATGATCGGCCGTGGCAGTGGCGAGGCCTATCAGCTGGGCTTTTCCGGCCAGGGCTTCGTCGTCGTACAGCCCAGTGAGGACAGCACCGACCGCCTCCGGGCGCGCGGCTGA
- a CDS encoding M48 family metallopeptidase, translating into MPAEPLNSTSQPRRTRETGAAPTSPVEVRRSTRRRRTVSAYREGDRTIVLLPARMSADEERRWVGVMLDKLAAQESKRMLGDSELAERAVHLSDQYLDGRARPASVRWVTNQNTRWGSCTPAEGSIRLSHRLQGMPEYVIDYVLLHELAHLLVPGHGQRFWRLLDGYPRTERARGFLEGVAAADRLPHVPAARGD; encoded by the coding sequence GTGCCCGCCGAACCGCTGAACAGCACCAGTCAGCCGCGCCGCACTCGGGAAACGGGCGCGGCGCCGACCAGTCCGGTCGAGGTGCGGCGCAGCACGCGGCGGCGCCGCACCGTCTCCGCCTACCGCGAGGGCGACCGCACCATCGTGCTGCTTCCCGCCCGGATGTCCGCAGATGAGGAGCGGCGCTGGGTCGGGGTGATGCTGGACAAGCTCGCCGCCCAGGAAAGCAAGCGGATGCTCGGCGACAGTGAGCTGGCCGAGCGTGCGGTGCACCTCTCCGACCAGTACCTGGACGGCCGTGCCCGCCCGGCGTCCGTCCGCTGGGTCACCAATCAGAACACCCGTTGGGGCTCGTGCACGCCCGCTGAAGGCAGCATCCGGCTGTCACACCGGTTGCAGGGCATGCCGGAGTACGTCATCGACTATGTGCTCCTCCATGAGCTGGCCCATCTGCTGGTGCCCGGGCACGGACAGCGCTTCTGGCGGCTGCTGGACGGCTATCCGCGTACCGAGCGGGCGCGCGGCTTTCTGGAGGGCGTCGCCGCCGCCGACCGGCTGCCGCACGTTCCGGCTGCCCGGGGTGACTGA
- a CDS encoding ThiF family adenylyltransferase: MYPMIKPALRRGWRDRRAVQYGVAPAHAVVLDPVDTATGSFLDLLDGTRNLAQLRQAAEAIGLGADAADRLMERLARAGLLDDAAAARRAAAQVGDRLRPDLASLSVLHPEPGGAVRRLAARRTARVQVRGGGRVGATLAALLSAAGVGQVDVVDGGCVTACDTAPGGIAAGQTGERRVSAIRKAVRRAAPWSRPPREERGRPGGPARGLGLVVFAPRDGLAAYAPDPAATGELIAAGQPHLYTGVVESTGFVGPLVLPGVSACAECLLRGRAAREPSWPLMVGQWRSARRPGVPACDIALATVVAGAAASYALSFLDGDGTPGAGIRTAFILPGLRREEEVMRPYSECPCGAASPGTVNIPSAEEAPQVTMAS, encoded by the coding sequence ATGTATCCGATGATCAAGCCCGCGCTGCGTCGTGGCTGGCGGGACCGGCGGGCGGTGCAGTACGGCGTGGCTCCCGCGCACGCGGTGGTGCTGGACCCGGTGGACACCGCGACAGGGAGCTTTCTTGACCTGCTGGACGGGACGCGGAATCTGGCACAGCTCAGACAGGCCGCCGAAGCGATCGGGCTGGGGGCGGACGCGGCGGACCGGCTGATGGAGCGGCTCGCCCGGGCCGGGCTGCTCGACGACGCCGCGGCGGCTCGCCGGGCCGCGGCGCAGGTGGGCGACCGGCTGCGGCCAGATCTGGCGTCGCTGTCGGTGCTGCATCCGGAGCCCGGCGGTGCGGTGCGTCGGCTGGCGGCCCGCCGGACGGCCCGGGTGCAGGTGCGGGGCGGCGGCAGGGTGGGGGCGACGCTGGCCGCGCTGCTCTCGGCGGCCGGGGTGGGGCAGGTGGATGTGGTCGACGGTGGCTGTGTCACGGCCTGCGACACGGCGCCGGGTGGGATCGCCGCCGGGCAGACCGGGGAGCGCAGGGTCTCGGCCATACGTAAGGCGGTGCGGCGTGCGGCTCCCTGGTCCCGGCCGCCGAGGGAAGAGCGCGGGCGGCCCGGCGGCCCGGCTCGGGGGCTGGGGCTGGTGGTGTTCGCGCCGCGCGACGGCCTGGCCGCCTACGCGCCGGATCCGGCCGCGACGGGGGAGCTGATCGCTGCGGGGCAGCCGCATCTGTATACCGGGGTGGTCGAGAGCACCGGCTTTGTGGGGCCACTGGTGCTCCCAGGAGTGAGTGCGTGCGCCGAGTGTCTGCTGCGGGGCCGCGCCGCGCGGGAGCCATCGTGGCCACTGATGGTGGGGCAGTGGCGTTCCGCGCGCCGGCCCGGGGTGCCCGCCTGTGATATTGCGCTGGCGACGGTTGTCGCGGGGGCCGCCGCCTCGTACGCGCTGAGCTTTCTTGACGGGGACGGCACACCGGGAGCGGGGATTCGGACGGCGTTCATCCTGCCCGGGCTGCGCCGCGAGGAGGAGGTGATGCGACCGTATAGCGAGTGCCCGTGTGGTGCCGCTTCGCCGGGAACTGTCAATATCCCCTCGGCGGAGGAGGCACCTCAGGTGACAATGGCGTCTTAG
- a CDS encoding ABC1 kinase family protein, whose product MSDLPRKAVTRTAKLAALPLGFAGRATWGLGKRIGGYSAELVGQELQQRTAEQLFKVLGELKGGAMKFGQAMSVFESALPEELARPYRAALTKLQEAAPPMPTGTVHSVLAERLGEDWREFFEEFEDKPAAAASIGQVHRAIWHDGREVAVKVQYPGAGEALLSDLGQLSRFARVLGPLIPGMDIKPLIAELRDRVSEELDYGLEAQAQSAYAAEFAGDPDVRVPDVVHQCDQVLVTEWLDGVPLAEVIRDGEQPERDQAGQLLARFLFSGTARTGLLHADPHPGNFRLLADGRLGVMDFGTVDRLPEGLPPTIGTALRMTLDGEADEVYALLCDEGFVKTAIELDPETVLDYLMPIIEPVRVAEFTFAREWMREQAARVADLRSPAHQLGKQLNLPPAYLLIHRVTLSTIGVLCQLGATVRLRDELEAWVPGFLPEDTDMGDDTDGEAEMVETSA is encoded by the coding sequence ATGTCAGATCTACCCCGCAAGGCCGTCACCCGTACCGCCAAGCTGGCTGCGCTGCCACTTGGGTTCGCGGGCCGGGCGACCTGGGGCCTGGGCAAGCGGATCGGGGGGTATTCGGCGGAGCTGGTCGGCCAGGAGCTGCAACAGCGCACCGCGGAACAGCTCTTCAAGGTCCTGGGTGAGCTGAAGGGCGGTGCGATGAAGTTCGGGCAGGCGATGTCCGTCTTTGAGTCGGCGCTGCCCGAGGAGCTGGCCAGGCCTTACCGTGCCGCACTGACCAAGCTGCAGGAAGCGGCACCGCCCATGCCGACCGGCACCGTGCACTCCGTACTCGCGGAGCGGCTGGGCGAGGACTGGCGGGAGTTCTTCGAGGAGTTCGAGGACAAGCCCGCCGCCGCGGCCTCGATCGGGCAGGTGCACCGGGCCATCTGGCATGACGGACGCGAGGTGGCGGTAAAGGTGCAGTATCCGGGCGCCGGGGAGGCGCTGCTGTCGGATCTCGGTCAGCTGAGCCGGTTCGCCCGGGTGCTGGGCCCGCTGATTCCGGGGATGGACATCAAGCCGCTCATCGCGGAGCTGCGGGACCGGGTCTCGGAGGAGCTGGACTACGGTCTGGAGGCGCAGGCACAGTCGGCGTACGCAGCGGAGTTCGCCGGTGACCCGGATGTGCGGGTGCCAGACGTGGTGCACCAGTGTGATCAGGTGCTGGTGACCGAGTGGCTCGACGGGGTGCCACTGGCTGAGGTGATCAGGGACGGTGAGCAGCCGGAGCGGGACCAGGCCGGTCAGCTGCTCGCCCGTTTCCTCTTCTCCGGCACAGCGCGCACAGGGCTGTTGCACGCCGATCCGCATCCGGGGAACTTCCGGCTGCTGGCGGATGGCAGGCTGGGCGTCATGGACTTCGGCACCGTTGACCGACTTCCTGAGGGGCTGCCGCCAACCATCGGCACCGCCCTGCGGATGACCTTGGACGGCGAGGCCGATGAGGTCTACGCGCTGCTGTGCGACGAGGGGTTCGTCAAGACGGCGATAGAGCTGGACCCGGAGACGGTACTGGACTATCTGATGCCGATCATCGAGCCCGTGCGGGTGGCGGAGTTCACCTTCGCCCGGGAGTGGATGCGCGAGCAGGCGGCGCGGGTCGCCGATCTCCGCTCACCGGCACACCAGTTGGGCAAGCAGCTCAATCTGCCACCCGCCTACCTGCTGATCCACCGGGTCACGCTCAGCACGATAGGGGTGCTGTGCCAGCTGGGGGCCACGGTGCGGCTGCGCGATGAGCTGGAGGCCTGGGTGCCGGGCTTCCTGCCGGAGGACACCGATATGGGTGACGACACGGACGGCGAGGCCGAGATGGTGGAGACCTCGGCCTGA
- a CDS encoding TerD family protein produces MARDFQRGHKARLSDLTAGTDLYVGVRIDAPGLTFDISCFGLDADERLSDDRYFIFFNQSKSPEGAIQLLGAQAGDTESFRVTFDQIPSAIQKLSFTAAIDGPGQMSQIGPGYLRIVAGGEEVARYAFTGSEFSTERAVMLGDFYVKDGWRFAAVGQGFDGGLEALLRNFGGEVLEEKPQPQQPSAPAPGFAPPAGPAPGFSPPPSTPVPHHAAPTIAAPISLPSQPQPQPPQPPQPSQSPQTSQPPQPSQPSPPPQPPQQPITSPQGPPQPPAAAAYGVPQGGGAGLGVTLEKYREVPVGQRWTLQNGQLARADLGIDPQPVLARQGSMVLYQGKVDFSYKGAGFRGRIVGNTTGQQLELMRCTGSGQVFFAEEASYLHPIELQGDAICVSAENVLAFDESLQHEVRRIEGHGIPGGALFTLQFHGTGTVVVKTQGTPVVLPVTPTTFADADAVVAWSAATQVIVTSQVRLRRQAYPGHSGESVNLQFRGAPGNFIVVQPYEV; encoded by the coding sequence ATGGCCAGGGATTTCCAACGCGGCCACAAGGCCAGGCTCAGTGATCTGACAGCAGGCACGGATCTGTATGTGGGTGTGCGGATCGACGCTCCAGGACTGACCTTCGACATCAGCTGTTTCGGCCTCGACGCCGATGAACGGCTGTCGGACGACCGGTATTTCATCTTCTTCAACCAGTCGAAATCACCCGAGGGAGCGATTCAGCTGCTCGGCGCGCAGGCGGGCGACACCGAATCCTTCCGGGTGACGTTCGACCAGATACCGTCGGCCATCCAGAAGCTGTCCTTCACCGCGGCCATCGACGGCCCCGGGCAGATGTCGCAGATAGGCCCCGGCTACCTCCGAATAGTCGCGGGCGGTGAGGAAGTAGCGCGATACGCCTTCACCGGTTCGGAGTTCAGCACCGAACGGGCCGTGATGCTCGGCGACTTCTATGTCAAGGACGGCTGGCGCTTCGCCGCGGTCGGCCAGGGCTTCGACGGCGGTCTTGAGGCCCTGCTGAGGAATTTCGGCGGTGAGGTCCTGGAGGAGAAGCCGCAGCCCCAGCAGCCGAGTGCCCCAGCGCCCGGCTTCGCTCCTCCCGCCGGTCCCGCCCCGGGCTTCAGCCCGCCGCCGAGCACTCCCGTGCCGCACCATGCGGCCCCGACGATCGCCGCGCCGATCTCGCTGCCGTCCCAGCCCCAGCCCCAGCCGCCTCAGCCCCCTCAGCCGTCCCAATCCCCTCAAACGTCCCAGCCCCCTCAGCCGTCCCAGCCATCGCCGCCACCCCAACCGCCTCAGCAGCCCATCACGTCACCCCAGGGGCCACCGCAGCCCCCTGCTGCCGCGGCCTACGGCGTCCCGCAGGGCGGCGGCGCCGGACTCGGCGTCACCCTGGAGAAGTACCGCGAGGTGCCGGTCGGCCAGCGATGGACGCTGCAGAACGGCCAGCTCGCCCGGGCCGACCTCGGCATCGACCCGCAGCCCGTGCTCGCCCGCCAGGGCAGCATGGTGCTCTACCAGGGCAAGGTTGACTTCAGCTACAAGGGCGCGGGCTTCCGCGGCCGGATCGTCGGCAACACCACTGGCCAGCAGCTGGAGCTGATGCGCTGCACCGGCAGCGGTCAGGTGTTCTTCGCCGAAGAGGCCAGCTACCTTCACCCCATCGAACTCCAGGGTGACGCCATCTGCGTCTCCGCCGAGAACGTCCTGGCCTTCGACGAGTCGTTGCAGCACGAGGTGCGCCGTATCGAGGGCCATGGCATCCCCGGCGGTGCGCTGTTCACTCTGCAGTTCCACGGCACCGGCACCGTCGTCGTCAAGACCCAGGGCACCCCGGTGGTCCTCCCGGTCACCCCGACGACCTTCGCGGACGCCGACGCCGTGGTCGCCTGGTCGGCCGCCACCCAGGTGATCGTCACCAGCCAGGTGCGGCTGCGCCGCCAGGCCTATCCCGGCCACAGCGGGGAAAGCGTGAACCTTCAGTTCCGCGGCGCTCCCGGCAACTTCATCGTCGTCCAGCCCTACGAGGTCTGA
- a CDS encoding SDR family oxidoreductase, with the protein MSSQESNVRAARNGAARPVIAVTGAASGVGALLTRRLAASEEVKQVIALDERRGDISEAHWHILDVRDPAIAERLRRDGEPVDVVVHLALDLDLETDPIARTAYNVRGTQTVLTAAAAAGVRRVVLCTSAMVYGALPDNDVPLAEDAELRATEDATGVGDLLEIERLAERAPRAHPGLNVTVLRPAILVGGTDTALTRYFESPRLLVVAGSRPCWQFCHVEDLASALEYAALEKVDGELTVSCDGWLEQEEVEELSGIRRMELPSAVALGAASRLHRLGLTPSPAGDLAYTMNPWVVSGSRLHDAGWRPDWTNEEVLAELLEEVSGRHTVAGRRLGRKDAATTLGAAGATVALVGTAALVRRARKRRGL; encoded by the coding sequence GTGAGTTCCCAGGAGTCGAACGTTCGCGCAGCGCGAAACGGCGCTGCACGCCCCGTCATCGCGGTCACGGGCGCCGCCTCGGGGGTTGGTGCGCTGTTGACCCGGCGGCTGGCCGCCAGCGAGGAGGTCAAGCAGGTCATCGCGCTGGATGAGCGGCGAGGCGACATCAGCGAGGCCCATTGGCACATTCTCGATGTGCGCGACCCGGCCATCGCGGAACGGCTGCGCCGGGACGGTGAGCCGGTCGATGTCGTGGTGCACCTCGCCCTTGATCTTGACCTGGAGACGGACCCCATCGCCCGTACGGCCTACAACGTACGGGGCACCCAGACGGTCCTCACCGCCGCCGCGGCCGCCGGTGTCCGCCGGGTGGTGCTCTGCACCTCGGCGATGGTCTACGGGGCGCTGCCGGACAACGATGTGCCGCTCGCCGAAGACGCTGAGCTGCGGGCGACCGAGGACGCCACCGGTGTCGGGGACCTGCTGGAGATCGAGCGGCTGGCCGAGCGCGCGCCCCGGGCTCACCCCGGCCTCAATGTCACGGTCCTCCGTCCGGCCATCCTGGTCGGCGGCACCGACACCGCACTGACCCGGTACTTCGAGTCACCGCGACTGCTGGTCGTCGCGGGCTCCCGCCCCTGCTGGCAGTTCTGTCATGTGGAAGACCTGGCCAGTGCGCTGGAGTACGCGGCGCTGGAGAAGGTCGACGGTGAGCTGACGGTGAGCTGTGACGGCTGGCTGGAGCAGGAGGAGGTCGAGGAGCTGTCCGGCATCCGCCGGATGGAGCTGCCCTCGGCTGTCGCGCTGGGCGCGGCCTCCCGGCTGCACCGCCTGGGCCTCACTCCGTCCCCGGCGGGGGACCTGGCCTACACCATGAATCCCTGGGTGGTCAGCGGCAGCAGGCTGCATGACGCGGGCTGGCGGCCGGACTGGACCAACGAGGAGGTCCTGGCCGAGCTCCTTGAAGAGGTCTCCGGCCGCCATACGGTCGCGGGGCGCCGTCTGGGCCGCAAGGACGCCGCCACCACCCTGGGCGCGGCGGGCGCGACCGTTGCCCTGGTCGGTACGGCCGCTCTGGTCCGCCGGGCCCGGAAGCGCCGCGGCCTGTGA
- a CDS encoding molybdenum cofactor biosynthesis protein MoaE: MAQTYDHPGEQAATDPIRLLAIRDTPLSLDEVFTAVGDEAAGGTALFVGTVRNHDGGADVDKLGYSSHPTAEAELRRIAEKVAADFPVRALAAVHRVGDLTVGDLAVVVAVSCPHRAEAFEACRRLIDDLKHEVPIWKHQTFSDGTEEWVGAC; encoded by the coding sequence ATGGCACAGACGTACGACCACCCTGGCGAGCAGGCGGCGACCGACCCGATCCGGCTGCTGGCCATCCGTGACACCCCGCTCTCCCTCGATGAGGTCTTCACGGCCGTCGGCGATGAGGCCGCGGGCGGCACCGCGCTCTTCGTCGGCACCGTGCGTAACCACGACGGCGGCGCGGATGTCGACAAACTGGGCTACTCCTCACATCCCACAGCCGAAGCTGAGCTGCGCCGTATCGCCGAGAAGGTGGCGGCTGACTTCCCGGTGCGTGCGCTCGCCGCTGTCCACCGAGTGGGGGACCTGACGGTCGGCGATCTGGCCGTGGTGGTAGCTGTCTCCTGCCCGCACCGTGCCGAGGCCTTCGAGGCCTGCCGCCGCCTGATCGATGACCTCAAGCACGAGGTCCCGATCTGGAAGCACCAGACCTTCTCCGACGGCACCGAAGAATGGGTCGGGGCCTGCTGA
- a CDS encoding zinc-dependent metalloprotease — MSDTPFGFGLPPEEPDDGDNGEKKGGQGGQGQDPFGFGGGQGGADNPLAAMFGSLGGGPGGVDPNDLGAAFQRLGQMLSYEGGPVNWDMAKDIARQTVAQGAPEGAKDISVGPQDQAAVEESVRLADLWLDGVTSLPSGSGSAVAWSRAEWIEATLPVWRDLVDPVAERVGAAMGDVLPEEMQAMAGPLLGMMRSMGGAMFGTQIGQALGVLAGEVVGSTDVGLPLGPAGKAALLPVNIAAFGAGLGVPQEEVQLYLALREAAHQRLFAHVPWLRSHLFGAVEGYARGIKVDTAKLEDVVGQIDPSRPEELQEKLQQGMFQPEDTPEQKAALARLETALALVEGWVDAVVHAAAEPHLPSAGALRETLRRRRASGGPAEQTFATLIGLELRPRRLRDAARLWASLADARGTEGRDGLWAHPDMLPTGADLDDPDGFVHREQLDFSELDKMLGDAAGGGKPGLDKNAENDADKDDNGGDGEK, encoded by the coding sequence GTGAGTGACACCCCATTCGGATTCGGCCTTCCGCCGGAGGAGCCGGACGACGGCGACAACGGCGAGAAGAAGGGCGGCCAGGGCGGCCAGGGCCAGGACCCGTTCGGGTTCGGCGGCGGCCAGGGGGGCGCCGACAACCCGCTTGCCGCGATGTTCGGCTCGCTGGGCGGCGGGCCCGGTGGTGTTGACCCGAATGATCTGGGCGCCGCATTCCAGCGGCTCGGACAGATGCTGAGCTATGAGGGCGGACCGGTCAACTGGGACATGGCCAAGGACATCGCCCGGCAGACCGTCGCACAGGGCGCCCCGGAAGGTGCCAAGGACATCAGTGTCGGCCCGCAGGACCAGGCGGCGGTGGAGGAGTCCGTACGCCTCGCGGATCTGTGGCTCGACGGTGTGACCTCGCTGCCCTCCGGTTCCGGCTCGGCGGTGGCCTGGAGCCGCGCCGAATGGATCGAGGCGACGCTGCCGGTGTGGCGCGACCTGGTGGACCCGGTCGCCGAGCGGGTCGGGGCGGCCATGGGCGATGTGCTGCCCGAGGAGATGCAGGCCATGGCGGGCCCGCTGCTCGGGATGATGCGCTCCATGGGCGGCGCGATGTTCGGCACCCAGATCGGACAGGCCCTCGGTGTGCTCGCCGGTGAGGTGGTCGGCTCGACCGATGTCGGGCTGCCGCTGGGACCGGCCGGGAAGGCGGCGCTGCTGCCCGTCAATATCGCGGCGTTCGGCGCAGGCCTTGGCGTACCGCAGGAGGAGGTGCAGCTGTATCTCGCGCTGCGCGAGGCGGCGCACCAGCGGCTCTTCGCCCATGTGCCGTGGCTGCGCTCGCATCTGTTCGGTGCGGTCGAGGGTTACGCACGCGGCATCAAGGTGGACACCGCCAAGCTGGAGGATGTGGTCGGGCAGATTGACCCCTCCCGCCCGGAGGAGCTGCAGGAAAAGCTGCAGCAGGGCATGTTCCAGCCGGAGGACACCCCGGAGCAGAAGGCCGCGCTGGCCCGTCTGGAGACGGCCCTGGCACTGGTCGAGGGCTGGGTGGACGCGGTGGTGCATGCCGCCGCTGAGCCGCATTTGCCATCGGCGGGCGCACTGCGCGAGACGCTTCGGCGGCGCCGGGCCTCCGGTGGCCCGGCCGAGCAGACCTTCGCCACACTGATCGGCCTTGAGCTGCGGCCCCGTCGGCTGCGGGACGCGGCCCGGCTGTGGGCCTCGCTGGCCGATGCCCGGGGGACCGAGGGCCGCGACGGGCTGTGGGCGCACCCGGACATGCTGCCGACCGGCGCGGATCTGGATGACCCGGATGGCTTTGTCCACCGCGAACAGCTGGACTTCTCGGAGCTGGACAAGATGCTCGGCGACGCGGCGGGCGGCGGGAAGCCCGGACTCGACAAGAACGCGGAGAACGACGCGGACAAGGACGACAACGGGGGCGACGGCGAGAAGTGA
- a CDS encoding NUDIX hydrolase, with amino-acid sequence MSLREDAARVLKQWPAPDERQDALRLEYGDHLAAHPHGMWKACTEGHLTASALVVDPTRDRVLLTLHRKLRMWLQLGGHCEPEDTTLAGAALREATEESGIAGLTLLSGGPVRLDRHLTPCAWHLDVQYAAIAPEGAEAAISEESLELRWFGYDEVASVADDSVVRLLDRTRALLGVSS; translated from the coding sequence GTGAGCCTGCGCGAGGACGCGGCCCGGGTACTCAAGCAGTGGCCCGCACCGGACGAGCGGCAGGACGCGCTGCGGCTTGAGTACGGCGACCACCTCGCCGCGCACCCCCATGGCATGTGGAAGGCCTGTACGGAGGGCCATCTGACCGCCAGCGCACTGGTCGTGGACCCGACACGTGACCGCGTACTGCTGACACTGCACAGGAAGCTGCGTATGTGGCTGCAACTGGGCGGGCACTGTGAGCCGGAGGACACCACGCTGGCCGGCGCCGCGCTACGGGAGGCCACCGAGGAGTCCGGGATCGCGGGACTGACCCTGCTGTCCGGTGGGCCGGTGCGCCTGGACCGGCATCTGACGCCGTGCGCCTGGCACTTGGATGTGCAGTACGCCGCGATCGCGCCGGAGGGCGCCGAGGCGGCGATCAGCGAGGAGTCGCTGGAGCTGCGCTGGTTCGGCTATGACGAGGTGGCGTCCGTGGCCGATGACTCCGTTGTACGCCTGCTGGACCGCACCCGCGCCCTCCTCGGCGTCAGTTCGTGA
- a CDS encoding YlbL family protein has protein sequence MSRRHATILTSTLLLIGMLCAVVLIRVPYSELSPGPTVNTLGEHGGDPVLNIKGKKTYPTSGHLNMTTVRVTSADYRMSLAEALYGWLSDESAVVPHSTLYPEGKTAEEAEEENAEEFTQSQQSAKVAALKELGIPVPTRTVVASVVKNSPAEGNLRAGDVIKAVDGKPVDKPGDVAELVTRHKPGENVIFTVVPAKAAEAAEKAGEDPAGAATKRVSITTTQAKDDKRAIVGIQAGTAHTFPFEIDIKLADVGGPSAGLMFALGIVDKLTPTELTAGTFVAGTGTIDAAGTVGPIGGVQMKTLAAREAGAKFFLTPEANCPTAAEQKPEGLTLVKVGTMDGAMKALKDIRDQKTDDLPVCTTN, from the coding sequence ATGTCACGCCGCCATGCGACGATCCTCACTTCCACGCTGCTGCTCATAGGCATGCTCTGCGCCGTGGTGCTGATCCGGGTGCCGTACTCCGAGCTCTCGCCCGGGCCCACGGTGAATACTCTCGGTGAGCACGGCGGCGATCCGGTGCTCAATATCAAGGGCAAGAAGACTTATCCCACTTCGGGCCATCTCAATATGACGACGGTGCGGGTCACCAGCGCCGACTACCGGATGAGCCTCGCTGAGGCGCTGTATGGCTGGCTCTCCGACGAGTCCGCGGTCGTTCCGCACAGCACCCTCTACCCCGAGGGCAAGACCGCCGAGGAGGCGGAGGAGGAGAACGCCGAGGAGTTCACCCAGTCTCAGCAGAGCGCCAAGGTCGCGGCGCTGAAGGAGCTGGGCATCCCGGTCCCCACCCGGACGGTTGTCGCCTCCGTGGTCAAGAACAGCCCCGCCGAGGGCAACCTTCGCGCCGGAGACGTCATCAAGGCCGTGGACGGCAAGCCGGTGGACAAGCCCGGCGATGTCGCTGAACTGGTCACCCGGCACAAGCCCGGCGAGAATGTCATCTTCACCGTGGTTCCGGCCAAGGCGGCGGAGGCCGCCGAGAAGGCCGGTGAGGACCCGGCCGGGGCCGCCACCAAGAGGGTGTCCATCACCACCACACAGGCCAAGGACGACAAGCGGGCCATCGTGGGCATCCAGGCCGGGACCGCTCACACCTTCCCCTTCGAGATCGACATCAAGCTCGCGGATGTGGGCGGGCCCAGCGCCGGGCTGATGTTCGCGCTCGGCATCGTCGACAAGCTCACACCGACCGAGCTCACTGCCGGAACGTTTGTGGCGGGCACCGGCACCATTGACGCGGCGGGCACGGTCGGCCCGATCGGCGGCGTACAGATGAAGACCCTCGCCGCCCGCGAGGCGGGGGCGAAGTTCTTCCTCACCCCGGAGGCCAACTGCCCGACCGCGGCCGAGCAGAAGCCCGAGGGCCTGACGCTTGTCAAGGTCGGCACGATGGATGGCGCGATGAAGGCGCTCAAGGACATCCGTGATCAGAAGACGGATGACCTGCCGGTGTGCACAACGAACTGA